From the genome of Penaeus chinensis breed Huanghai No. 1 chromosome 37, ASM1920278v2, whole genome shotgun sequence, one region includes:
- the LOC125045625 gene encoding uncharacterized protein LOC125045625 yields MTRVMFLAAIAAFAICAEAASLGPQGELHRAKRQFSWSSNQNIEQYGGKESGGEQLVSSHDSFLGNTQKVGQLGIGDNNKQFVHQGFSLFGPSKQEVEQVATGRGFQHQTVSQKGSIFSGSSQRVIQRGGSKQIVTGK; encoded by the exons ATGACGCGCGTGATGTTCCTGGCGGCGATCGCTGCTTTCGCCATCTGTGCTGAGGCAGCTTCACTGG GCCCTCAAGGGGAGCTGCACCGAGCAAAACGTCAGTTCTCTTGG TCGAGCAACCAAAACATAGAACAATACGGTGGAAAAGAATCCGGCGGAGAACAGCTTGTCAGTTCCCACGACTCTTTCCTcggcaacactcagaaggtcggCCAACTAGGTATCGGGGACAACAACAAGCAGTTTGTGCATCAAGGCTTCTCGCTGTTCGGACCCAGCAAACAAGAAGTCGAACAGGTTGCGACAGGGCGTGGTTTCCAGCACCAGACAGTCAGTCAAAAGGGTAGCATTTTTAGCGGCAGCAGCCAGAGAGTTATTCAGAGAGGAGGTTCTAAACAGATTGTGACTGGCAAGTAA
- the LOC125045561 gene encoding uncharacterized protein LOC125045561 → MTRVMFLAAIAAFAICAEAASLGPQGELHRAKRQFSWSSNQNIEQYGGKESGGEQLVSSHDSFLGNTQKVGQLGIGDNNKQFVHQGFSLFGPSKQEVEQVATGRGFQHQTVSQKGSIFNGSSQRVIQRGGSKQIVTGK, encoded by the exons ATGACGCGCGTGATGTTCCTGGCGGCGATCGCTGCTTTCGCCATATGTGCTGAGGCAGCTTCACTGG GCCCTCAAGGGGAGCTGCACCGAGCAAAACGTCAGTTCTCTTGG TCGAGCAACCAAAACATAGAACAATACGGTGGAAAAGAATCCGGCGGAGAACAGCTTGTCAGTTCCCACGACTCTTTCCTCGGCAACACTCAAAAGGTCGGCCAACTAGGTATCGGGGACAACAACAAGCAGTTTGTGCATCAAGGCTTCTCGCTGTTCGGACCCAGCAAACAAGAAGTCGAACAGGTTGCGACAGGGCGTGGTTTCCAGCACCAGACAGTCAGTCAAAAGGGTAGCATCTTTAACGGCAGCAGCCAGAGAGTTATTCAGAGAGGAGGTTCTAAACAGATTGTGACTGGCAAGTAA